In a single window of the Antedon mediterranea chromosome 1, ecAntMedi1.1, whole genome shotgun sequence genome:
- the LOC140043849 gene encoding uncharacterized protein, protein MVGNTTHSINNSKELATEVKDLHVSLNHTFVSFDVVSLFTKTPTEKSLEIIHECLRANKTLQNRTKLKVEDVMELLSLVVNTAYFSFGNIIYRQKSGIAMGSPISLIVANLFLEWLETEAISRANDNIRPTYWRRYVDDVLAVVEKESIEDLNKHLNTIDPTKSIKFTTERMTDNTLPFLDCLITLKTDGTIETSIYRKPTHTDQYLNFKSNHPLEHKLSVINTLVDRCQNIVTTQQSKREEMKHIRKVLNICEYPNWAIDRVIHNKKEKNKSILII, encoded by the coding sequence ATGGTTGGCAACACCACACACTCAATAAACAACTCTAAAGAACTAGCCACCGAAGTAAAAGATCTTCATGTGTCACTTAACCATACCTTTGTTTCATTTGATGTAGTGTCTTTGTTTACAAAGACCCCTACGGAAAAATCACTTGAAATAATACATGAATGCTTGAGGGCTAACAAAACTCTACAAAACCGTACAAAACTGAAAGTAGAAGATGTTATGGAACTGTTGTCTCTGGTCGTGAACACGGCATACTTCAGTTTTGGAAACATCATATACAGGCAAAAATCTGGCATAGCTATGGGAAGTCCAATTAGCCTAATCGTTGCGAACCTGTTTTTAGAATGGTTGGAGACTGAGGCCATAAGCAGGGCAAATGACAACATCAGACCCACTTATTGGCGAAGGTATGTAGATGATGTGTTAGCTGTGGTCGAAAAGGAATCTATAGAAGATCTTAACAAACATCTTAACACCATAGACCCTACTAAAAGTATCAAGTTTACTACAGAAAGAATGACCGACAACACTCTTCCATTCTTGGACTGCCTCATCACCCTAAAAACTGACGGTACTATAGAAACTTCGATTTACAGGAAACCCACACATACTGACCAATACTTAaacttcaaatcaaatcatCCTCTTGAGCACAAGCTGAGCGTCATCAACACACTAGTGGACAGATGCCAAAACATTGTAACAACACAGCAGAGCAAAAGAGAAGAGATGAAGCACATTCGAAAGGTACTTAATATATGTGAATATCCAAATTGGGCCATCGATAGAGTGATacacaacaaaaaagaaaagaataagtcgattctaataatttaa